Proteins from one Salarias fasciatus chromosome 14, fSalaFa1.1, whole genome shotgun sequence genomic window:
- the wsb1 gene encoding WD repeat and SOCS box-containing protein 1 isoform X2 has protein sequence MITFYSACACVCVQRACVRVCVRVCICILCQRFQPFGHKIFFSLAVSVSLRRLLPEMRAYCKHSDLKLKGETSGVTLCYLKVFLWNMDKYTLIRKLEGHHNDVVSCEFSPDGALLATASYDTRVIVWDHHKATILLELGHLFPPPSPIFAGGSNDRWVRSVSFCPDGRHIASVTDDRLVRFWSIEERAPQAIAPLSNGLCCAFSAEGSVLAAGTRDGSVHFWECPRSIASLQHMCRMALRRVTTTQQVEALAIPTPLRDYLTYKVM, from the exons ATGATCACTTTTTAcagtgcgtgcgcgtgtgtgtgtgtacagcgtgcgtgtgtgcgtgtctgtgtgcgtgtatgCATATGTATTCTCTGCCAGAGGTTTCAACCCTTTGGCCATAAAATATTCTTTTCTCTTGCAGTATCTGTCTCTCTTCGTAGGCTTCTGCCGGAGATGCGAGCCTATTGTAAACACAGTGATCTAAAACTGAAAGGGGAAACCAGTGGAGTAACTTTATGTTACCTTAAG GTGTTCCTATGGAACATGGATAAATACACGTTGATCCGGAAGCTGGAGGGCCACCACAATGACGTGGTGTCCTGCGAGTTCTCGCCAGACGGGGCGCTGTTGGCCACCGCCTCGTACGACACCCGGGTCATTGTGTGGGACCACCACAAGGCCACCATCCTGCTGGAACTCGG tcatctcttccctcctccttctcccatTTTCGCTGGTGGCTCGAATGACCGCTGGGTTCGCTCCGTGAGCTTCTGCCCCGACGGCCGCCACATTGCCAGCGTTACTGATGACCG GCTGGTTCGCTTCTGGAGCATCGAGGAGCGAGCTCCTCAGGCCATCGCCCCGCTCTCCAACGGCCTGTGCTGTGCCTTCTCGGCGGAGGGGAGCGTCCTTGCTGCTGG GACCCGAGACGGCAGCGTGCACTTCTGGGAGTGTCCTCGTAGCATCGCCAGCCTGCAGCACATGTGCAGGATGGCCCTCCGGCGGGTGACGACCACCCAGCAGGTGGAGGCCCTCGCCATCCCCACGCCGCTCCGCGACTATCTGACCTACAAGGTCATGTAG
- the cuedc1b gene encoding CUE domain-containing protein 1b isoform X1, whose product MTSLFRRSSSNGGSRSSGSGGGGGGGAGQGQLNNSRPNRQVRRLEFNQAMEDFKTMFPSMDYEVIECVLRSNNGAVDATIDQLLQMSIDGQGTDDSSDSDDSIPPEILERTLEPDSSDEEPPPVYSPPTYDMHIYDRKYPEAPPTPPPRFEAQPPPGHQQVRSYKNWNPPLLGNLPDDFLRILPQQLDSIKSSQSSLSQPSSSSSSSVSSISQWTAQSGSASGAAGTAGGAGLTAAATEQDKKLKQYLEDERIALFLQNEEFMRELQRNREFLIALERDRLKYESKKSKSNHSSSMESSTGEQYSAAAMEAASDDALFRDKLKHMGKSTRKKLFEIARTFSEKTKRRKSKRRTLLKHHSLGTANSTANLLDDVEGNPCEDNGQPRRANTQEETEQRSEPIS is encoded by the exons ATGACGAGCCTGTtcaggcgcagcagcagcaatggAGGCTCCAGAAGCAGCGGGagtggtggcggtggcggcggcggcgccggacAGGGACAGCTCAACAACAGCAGGCCCAACCGGCAGGTCCGACGCCTGGAGTTCAACCAGGCCATGGAGGACTTCAAGACCATGTTCCCCTCTATGGACTACGAGGTGATCGAGTGCGTGCTGCGCTCCAACAACGGAGCCGTGGACGCCACCATcgaccagctgctgcagatgagCATTGACGGACAGGGCACGGATGACAGCTCCGACTCGGATGACAGCATCCCGCCGGAG ATTCTGGAGCGGACTCTGGAACCGGACAGCTCTGATGAAGAGCCACCTCCAGTTTACTCTCCGCCCACATATGACATGCACATTTATGACAGAAAATACCCAGAAGCCCCACCGACGCCTCCACCACG TTTTGAAGCCCAGCCACCTCCAGGTCACCAGCAAGTCCGAAGCTACAAAAACTGGAACCCGCCTCTCCTCGGGAATCTGCCCGACGACTTCCTGCGGATCCTGCCACAGCAGCTGGACAGCATCAAG AGCTCTCAGAGCAGTCTCTCTCAgccttcgtcctcctcctcctcgtcagtGTCTTCAATAAGCCAGTGGACAGCTCAGTCCGGCTCCGCTTCAGGAGCCGCGGGGACTGCCGGAGGTGCCGGTTTGACCGCAGCGGCCACAGAGCAGGACAAGAAGCTGAAGCAGTATCTGGAGGACGAGCGCATcgccctgttcctgcagaacgAGGAGTTCATGAGAGAGCTGCAGCGCAACCGCGAGTTCCTCATCGCCTTAGAAAGAG ATCGCTTGAAGTATGAATCAAAGAAATCAAAGTCCAATCATTCATCTAGCATGGAGAGTTCCACAG ggGAGCAGTACTCGGCGGCCGCCATGGAGGCCGCCTCCGACGACGCCCTCTTCAGAGACAAGCTCAAACACATGGGGAAGT CGACGAGGAAGAAGCTGTTTGAGATCGCCAGGACGTTCTCAGAGAAGACAAAGAGGAGGAAGTCTAAAAGACGGACGCTCCTCAAGCACCACTC ACTGGGCACAGCCAACTCCACAGCCAATCTCCTGGATGACGTCGAAGGAAACCCCTGTG AAGATAATGGCCAGCCAAGAAGAGCAAACACTCAGGAAGAGACAGAACAACGCAGTGAGCCTATATCATG A
- the wsb1 gene encoding WD repeat and SOCS box-containing protein 1 isoform X3 produces the protein MPKGLARGSLVPDPQGQSVFLWNMDKYTLIRKLEGHHNDVVSCEFSPDGALLATASYDTRVIVWDHHKATILLELGHLFPPPSPIFAGGSNDRWVRSVSFCPDGRHIASVTDDRLVRFWSIEERAPQAIAPLSNGLCCAFSAEGSVLAAGTRDGSVHFWECPRSIASLQHMCRMALRRVTTTQQVEALAIPTPLRDYLTYKVM, from the exons ATGCCCAAAGGCCTGGCCAGGGGCAGCCTGGTACCTGACCCGCAAGGTCAATCT GTGTTCCTATGGAACATGGATAAATACACGTTGATCCGGAAGCTGGAGGGCCACCACAATGACGTGGTGTCCTGCGAGTTCTCGCCAGACGGGGCGCTGTTGGCCACCGCCTCGTACGACACCCGGGTCATTGTGTGGGACCACCACAAGGCCACCATCCTGCTGGAACTCGG tcatctcttccctcctccttctcccatTTTCGCTGGTGGCTCGAATGACCGCTGGGTTCGCTCCGTGAGCTTCTGCCCCGACGGCCGCCACATTGCCAGCGTTACTGATGACCG GCTGGTTCGCTTCTGGAGCATCGAGGAGCGAGCTCCTCAGGCCATCGCCCCGCTCTCCAACGGCCTGTGCTGTGCCTTCTCGGCGGAGGGGAGCGTCCTTGCTGCTGG GACCCGAGACGGCAGCGTGCACTTCTGGGAGTGTCCTCGTAGCATCGCCAGCCTGCAGCACATGTGCAGGATGGCCCTCCGGCGGGTGACGACCACCCAGCAGGTGGAGGCCCTCGCCATCCCCACGCCGCTCCGCGACTATCTGACCTACAAGGTCATGTAG
- the wsb1 gene encoding WD repeat and SOCS box-containing protein 1 isoform X1: MASFPDSVNDNDIGKAKFIGELLVPVAPFDQKSGREAWTVAFAPDGSYFAWSQGHRIVRLIPWTKCLKDFSAGHSGEGTDASSPRHLSRQNSDGSQIVAETGEHTIDCGDIVWGMAFGSSVPEKQSRCVNIGWHRFQFGQDQLLLATGLNNGRIKIWDVYTGKLLLNLMDHTDIVRDLTFAPDGSLMLVSASRDKTLRVWDLKDDGNMVKVLRGHQKWVYCSAFSPDSSILCSVGAGKAVFLWNMDKYTLIRKLEGHHNDVVSCEFSPDGALLATASYDTRVIVWDHHKATILLELGHLFPPPSPIFAGGSNDRWVRSVSFCPDGRHIASVTDDRLVRFWSIEERAPQAIAPLSNGLCCAFSAEGSVLAAGTRDGSVHFWECPRSIASLQHMCRMALRRVTTTQQVEALAIPTPLRDYLTYKVM; encoded by the exons ATGGCAAGCTTCCCAGACTCTGTCAACGATAATGATATAG GTAAGGCTAAGTTCATCGGTGAACTCCTAGTGCCTGTTGCTCCCTTCGACCAGAAGTCCGGGCGTGAGGCTTGGACGGTAGCCTTTGCACCAGATGGTTCCTACTTCGCTTGGTCTCAGGGGCACCGCATCGTCCGGCTCATTCCGTGGACAAAATGCCTGAAGGACTT ctcggCGGGCCACAGCGGGGAGGGTACCGACGCCTCCAGCCCCCGCCACCTGTCCCGTCAGAACAGCGATGGCAGCCAGATCGTCGCCGAGACCGGCGAGCACACCATCGACTGCGGCGACATCGTGTGGGGCATGGCCTTCGGGTCCTCGGTGCCCGAGAAGCAGAGCCGCTGCGTCAACATCGGCTGGCACCGCTTCCAGTTCGGCCaggaccagctgctgctggcgaCGGGCCTCAACAACGGCCGGATCAAGATCTGGGATGTTTACACTG GAAAGCTGCTGTTGAATCTGATGGATCACACCGACATCGTGCGAGACTTGACGTTTGCTCCCGATGGCAGCCTCATGCTGGTGTCTGCGTCCAGAGACAAGACGCTGCGGGTGTGGGACCTGAAAGACGACG GTAACATGGTGAAGGTTTTGCGGGGCCATCAAAAGTGGGTGTACTGCAGCGCCTTCTCCCCGGACTCCTCCATCCTGTGCTCGGTGGGCGCAGGCAAAGCG GTGTTCCTATGGAACATGGATAAATACACGTTGATCCGGAAGCTGGAGGGCCACCACAATGACGTGGTGTCCTGCGAGTTCTCGCCAGACGGGGCGCTGTTGGCCACCGCCTCGTACGACACCCGGGTCATTGTGTGGGACCACCACAAGGCCACCATCCTGCTGGAACTCGG tcatctcttccctcctccttctcccatTTTCGCTGGTGGCTCGAATGACCGCTGGGTTCGCTCCGTGAGCTTCTGCCCCGACGGCCGCCACATTGCCAGCGTTACTGATGACCG GCTGGTTCGCTTCTGGAGCATCGAGGAGCGAGCTCCTCAGGCCATCGCCCCGCTCTCCAACGGCCTGTGCTGTGCCTTCTCGGCGGAGGGGAGCGTCCTTGCTGCTGG GACCCGAGACGGCAGCGTGCACTTCTGGGAGTGTCCTCGTAGCATCGCCAGCCTGCAGCACATGTGCAGGATGGCCCTCCGGCGGGTGACGACCACCCAGCAGGTGGAGGCCCTCGCCATCCCCACGCCGCTCCGCGACTATCTGACCTACAAGGTCATGTAG
- the cuedc1b gene encoding CUE domain-containing protein 1b isoform X2 yields the protein MTSLFRRSSSNGGSRSSGSGGGGGGGAGQGQLNNSRPNRQVRRLEFNQAMEDFKTMFPSMDYEVIECVLRSNNGAVDATIDQLLQMSIDGQGTDDSSDSDDSIPPEILERTLEPDSSDEEPPPVYSPPTYDMHIYDRKYPEAPPTPPPRFEAQPPPGHQQVRSYKNWNPPLLGNLPDDFLRILPQQLDSIKSSQSSLSQPSSSSSSSVSSISQWTAQSGSASGAAGTAGGAGLTAAATEQDKKLKQYLEDERIALFLQNEEFMRELQRNREFLIALERDRLKYESKKSKSNHSSSMESSTGEQYSAAAMEAASDDALFRDKLKHMGKSTRKKLFEIARTFSEKTKRRKSKRRTLLKHHSLGTANSTANLLDDVEGNPCDNGQPRRANTQEETEQRSEPIS from the exons ATGACGAGCCTGTtcaggcgcagcagcagcaatggAGGCTCCAGAAGCAGCGGGagtggtggcggtggcggcggcggcgccggacAGGGACAGCTCAACAACAGCAGGCCCAACCGGCAGGTCCGACGCCTGGAGTTCAACCAGGCCATGGAGGACTTCAAGACCATGTTCCCCTCTATGGACTACGAGGTGATCGAGTGCGTGCTGCGCTCCAACAACGGAGCCGTGGACGCCACCATcgaccagctgctgcagatgagCATTGACGGACAGGGCACGGATGACAGCTCCGACTCGGATGACAGCATCCCGCCGGAG ATTCTGGAGCGGACTCTGGAACCGGACAGCTCTGATGAAGAGCCACCTCCAGTTTACTCTCCGCCCACATATGACATGCACATTTATGACAGAAAATACCCAGAAGCCCCACCGACGCCTCCACCACG TTTTGAAGCCCAGCCACCTCCAGGTCACCAGCAAGTCCGAAGCTACAAAAACTGGAACCCGCCTCTCCTCGGGAATCTGCCCGACGACTTCCTGCGGATCCTGCCACAGCAGCTGGACAGCATCAAG AGCTCTCAGAGCAGTCTCTCTCAgccttcgtcctcctcctcctcgtcagtGTCTTCAATAAGCCAGTGGACAGCTCAGTCCGGCTCCGCTTCAGGAGCCGCGGGGACTGCCGGAGGTGCCGGTTTGACCGCAGCGGCCACAGAGCAGGACAAGAAGCTGAAGCAGTATCTGGAGGACGAGCGCATcgccctgttcctgcagaacgAGGAGTTCATGAGAGAGCTGCAGCGCAACCGCGAGTTCCTCATCGCCTTAGAAAGAG ATCGCTTGAAGTATGAATCAAAGAAATCAAAGTCCAATCATTCATCTAGCATGGAGAGTTCCACAG ggGAGCAGTACTCGGCGGCCGCCATGGAGGCCGCCTCCGACGACGCCCTCTTCAGAGACAAGCTCAAACACATGGGGAAGT CGACGAGGAAGAAGCTGTTTGAGATCGCCAGGACGTTCTCAGAGAAGACAAAGAGGAGGAAGTCTAAAAGACGGACGCTCCTCAAGCACCACTC ACTGGGCACAGCCAACTCCACAGCCAATCTCCTGGATGACGTCGAAGGAAACCCCTGTG ATAATGGCCAGCCAAGAAGAGCAAACACTCAGGAAGAGACAGAACAACGCAGTGAGCCTATATCATG A